A DNA window from Vigna unguiculata cultivar IT97K-499-35 chromosome 10, ASM411807v1, whole genome shotgun sequence contains the following coding sequences:
- the LOC114166421 gene encoding thylakoid ADP,ATP carrier protein, chloroplastic-like produces MVESKERATLTWRKIPDLKSSRNDVVPPLRDGVAVLRLAPGSGARCNFASMSVAERKFEREFSPTAAQLLQHPLAFGALVPRDAALFFAGAIAGAAAKSVTAPLDRIKLLMQTHGVRVGQESAKRAIGFIEAITVIGKEEGIKGYWKGNLPQVIRVIPYSAVQLFAYEIYKKIFEGKDGELSVVGRLAAGAFAGMTSTFITYPLDVLRLRLAVEPGYRTMSEVALSMLREEGFASFYYGLGPSLIAIAPYIAVNFCVFDLLKKSLPEKYQKRTETSLLTAVISSSLATLTCYPLDTVRRQMQLKGTPYKTVLDAISGIVARDGIVGLYRGFVPNALKTLPNSSIRLTTYDIAKRLIAASEKEFQTITEENRNKKKPQ; encoded by the exons ATGGTAGAATCCAAGGAGAGAGCCACGCTGACGTGGCGCAAAATCCCGGACCTCAAATCCTCCCGCAACGACGTCGTTCCTCCGCTCCGAGACGGCGTCGCCGTCCTCCGCCTCGCACCTGGCAGTGGCGCACGCTGTAATTTCGCGAGCATGTCAGTGGCAGAAAGGAAATTCGAAAGGGAGTTCTCGCCGACGGCGGCTCAGCTTCTGCAGCACCCGCTCGCGTTCGGGGCATTGGTGCCTAGAGACGCCGCTCTGTTCTTCGCTGGCGCTATCGCCGGCGCCGCCGCCAAATCCGTCACCGCTCCCCTCGACCGCATCAAGCTTCTCATGCAG ACTCACGGCGTGCGAGTTGGACAAGAAAGTGCCAAGAGAGCGATTGGTTTCATTGAG GCAATAACTGTAATAGGAAAGGAAGAAGGCATTAAGGGTTATTGGAAGGGCAATCTCCCCCAG GTGATTCGAGTTATACCTTACAGTGCTGTCCAACTTTTTGCTTATGAAATTTACAAG AAAATATTCGAGGGAAAGGATGGTGAGCTCTCTGTTGTGGGAAGACTTGCAGCAGGTGCTTTTGCTGGCATGACATCAACTTTT ATCACTTACCCGTTAGATGTCCTAAGGTTACGATTAGCTGTTGAACCTGGTTATCGAACAATGTCAGAG GTTGCCTTGAGCATGCTAAGAGAGGAAGGATTTGCATCTTTTTACTATGGCCTTGGGCCTTCTCTCATTGCAATTGCTCCATATATTGCAGTGAACTTCTGTGTTTTTGATTT ATTAAAGAAGTCATTGCCAGAGAAATATCAGAAGAGAACTGAAACTTCTTTACTCACTGCTGTTATTTCATCATCTCTTGCCACACTCACATGCTATCCTTTGGACACAGTACGAAGACAAATGCAATTGAAGGGCACACCTTATAAGACTGTATTAGATGCCATTTCAG GTATTGTGGCAAGGGATGGAATTGTTGGCTTGTATCGGGGATTTGTGCCAAATGCTTTGAAAACCCTACCAAATAGCAG CATCAGGCTTACTACATATGACATTGCCAAACGCCTAATTGCAGCCAGTGAGAAAGAGTTTCAAACAATTACCGAGGAAAACCGCAACAAAAAGAAACCTCAATAG